From the genome of Elusimicrobiota bacterium, one region includes:
- a CDS encoding sigma-70 family RNA polymerase sigma factor, whose translation MSHPHQGNSLPEERANIQRAQAGDKDAYRCLVEGYQDRLFRLVISMVARKELAEDLTQEIFIKAYFALPSFQGDSAFYTWLFRIASNHCLDHLRKRRPVEISLDQPLHDESDKTAVENLKAPTHELPGQSIETTSNMTDMTHLLDTLDPDQRLLLTLREVEGYSYEQLAVAMKCGVNTIKSRLNRTRKALKTVFARKYGSARRSLGEGGNISGDKTVLQGEEKP comes from the coding sequence GTGAGCCATCCACACCAGGGAAATTCTCTGCCAGAGGAACGCGCGAATATCCAGCGGGCGCAAGCAGGCGATAAAGACGCTTATCGCTGCCTGGTGGAAGGCTATCAGGACCGTCTTTTTCGCCTGGTGATCTCGATGGTCGCCAGGAAAGAACTGGCCGAGGATCTTACCCAGGAAATTTTCATCAAGGCGTACTTCGCCCTCCCTTCCTTCCAGGGAGATTCGGCCTTCTATACGTGGCTCTTTCGTATCGCCTCCAATCACTGTCTGGATCATCTCCGCAAGCGCCGGCCGGTTGAGATTTCTCTCGATCAACCTCTCCATGACGAAAGTGACAAAACCGCCGTGGAAAATCTCAAAGCCCCGACTCACGAATTGCCGGGACAATCCATCGAGACAACCAGTAACATGACGGACATGACGCATCTGCTGGACACACTGGACCCCGATCAACGCCTCCTGTTGACTCTGCGCGAAGTGGAGGGGTACTCGTACGAACAACTGGCTGTGGCTATGAAGTGCGGTGTTAACACGATCAAGTCCCGACTGAACCGTACCCGGAAGGCGCTGAAAACCGTTTTTGCTCGAAAATATGGGTCTGCCCGCCGTAGCCTTGGCGAAGGCGGGAACATTTCCGGTGACAAAACCGTCTTACAGGGTGAGGAAAAACCATGA
- a CDS encoding VTT domain-containing protein, whose protein sequence is MKEPRNYFILVLTLFIVLAAAWQWTPLHHWVDLDSLTLWGKHLRSLRWTPVIVPLIYVGAGLLAISHALLIWATAFTFPPMTAFVYAELGSLLSGMAVYGVGRVLRQDFAHRLAGSSWDRLSRSLGRHGVITIVTLHIFPIASFSILNLVAGASHIRFRDFLIGTVLGVSPGIIVVCIFGERLIQTLRHPQPLNWVYLGLFVLSAWFLLSRLRHRLLPVTETANCPQTPT, encoded by the coding sequence ATGAAAGAACCGCGCAATTACTTTATCCTGGTCTTAACGCTTTTCATCGTCCTGGCGGCGGCGTGGCAATGGACTCCGCTCCATCACTGGGTTGATCTGGACTCTCTGACCCTCTGGGGGAAACATCTCCGAAGCCTGCGCTGGACACCGGTCATCGTTCCATTAATTTACGTTGGAGCCGGACTGCTGGCTATTTCGCACGCCCTGCTCATCTGGGCAACGGCCTTTACCTTCCCGCCGATGACCGCCTTTGTTTACGCTGAATTAGGATCGCTGCTGAGCGGAATGGCTGTTTACGGCGTCGGACGGGTTCTGCGCCAGGATTTCGCGCACCGGTTGGCCGGCTCCTCCTGGGACCGCCTCAGTCGATCCCTGGGACGGCATGGGGTGATCACCATCGTCACCCTGCACATTTTCCCAATCGCCTCTTTCAGCATTCTGAATCTTGTCGCCGGGGCCTCTCATATCCGCTTTCGTGATTTTCTGATCGGCACGGTCCTCGGCGTTTCACCCGGCATTATTGTGGTCTGTATTTTTGGCGAGCGTCTGATCCAGACGCTGCGTCACCCCCAACCCCTGAACTGGGTTTACCTGGGCCTTTTTGTCCTCTCCGCCTGGTTCCTTTTATCCCGTCTCCGACACCGCCTTCTTCCGGTGACCGAAACCGCGAATTGCCCCCAAACACCCACCTGA